The following nucleotide sequence is from Phyllobacterium zundukense.
GGATGAGGTGATCCTCGGCCAGGTGCTGCAGGCCGGTGAAGGGCAAAATCCGGCGCGTCAGGCGGCGATGAAGGGCGGGATCCCGCAGCACAAGACTGCCTTGGGCATGAACCAGCTCTGCGGCTCGGGCCTTCGCGCCGTCGCTCTCGGCATGCAACAGATCGCCACCGGTGACGCGAATATCATTGTGGCCGGCGGCATGGAGTCAATGTCGATGGCGCCACACTGCGCACATCTGCGCGGCGGCGTGAAGATGGGGGACTTCAAGATGATCGACACGATGATCAAGGACGGCCTCACCGACGCCTTCTACGGCTACCATATGGGCATTACCGCGGAAAACGTCGCCCGCAAGTGGCAGCTCACCCGCGAGGAGCAGGACGCGTTCGCCGTTTCTTCGCAGAACAAGGCGGAGGCCGCCCAGAAGGCCGGCAGGTTCGGCGATGAGCTCGTCCCCTTCGTCGTTAAGACCCGCAAGGGCGACATCATCGTCGATCAGGATGAATATATCCGCCACGGTGCGACGCTTGACCAGATGACCAAGCTGAAACCCGCTTTCGACAAGGACGGCACGGTGACGGCGGCCAACGCCTCCGGCATCAACGATGGCGCTGCTGCGGCGCTTCTGATGAGCGAGGCCGAGGCCTCGCGCCGCAGCATCCAGCCGCTGGCCCGCATCGTTTCCTGGGCGACGGCAGGTGTCGATCCGCAAATCATGGGCACGGGCCCGATCCCGGCTTCCCGCAAGGCGCTCGAAAGGGCTGGTTGGAAGATCGGGGACCTCGATCTCGTCGAGGCGAACGAAGCCTTCGCGGCCCAGGCCTGCGCCGTCAACAAGGACCTCGACTGGGATCCGTCGATCGTCAACGTCAACGGCGGCGCGATCGCCATTGGTCATCCGATCGGCGCGTCCGGTGCCCGTATCCTCAACACGCTGCTCTTCGAGATGAAGCGCCGCGGCGCCTCGAAGGGCCTTGCGACGCTTTGCATCGGCGGCGGCATGGGGGTGGCCATGTGCGTGGAGGCGATATGAGAGGAGGGGAGTGAGATGGCCGACCCGGCATTCTGTCTCTGCGATGTGTCGCTTGACGACGCGCGTATTGAGCGCGAACAAGCCATTGCTGTCCACGACCTGCTTGAGGACAACATGTTCGTACCAGTAGGCCATGCCGGCGGCCCCTACCGTCTCAGGATTGCATTGGCAGAAGGACGCTTGGCGCTGCACATTGCTACCGACAGGGAGGCGTATGACGTGAGCCACTATCTGTCGCTAACTCCTTTCCGCCCACTGCTCAAAGATTATACACGCATGTGCGAAAGCTACTATGACGCCATCCGTCGCCCGGGTCCTGAAAGGCTGCAAGCACTGGATATGGGTCGTCGGGGTATCCATGACGAGGGATCCGAACTGCTGAGAGAGCGGCTCGTATCGAAGATAACGATCGACAAACATACGGCCCGCCGGCTGTTCACGCTTCTCTACGTCCTGCTCGTGCGGAATGCCAGCAGTCGCATTCTATCAAGCTAAGACGAGGAAGCGCCATGGCAGATAAGGGGGACGCGGAAGGCGACAGCCCAATTGAACGCAGACGCAGACGCAGGCGCAGCCATGCAAACTGTGCGTCAGCGAAATTGACTGCAACCGCTGCCACGGACGATCCATCAGCGAAACACCCCATTAACAAGAAGGAGGACCCCTAAATTGTGTTCAGAAATACTACGAGAGCTTGATAGTAAGGCGCGCGTCGTAATGACAGCCGAGCCCTCCGTCGAAAGGTCAGTCCGCGCGACTGAATGCAGGAATAAAAGCAGCGCTCTTCGAGCGACAAGAGGTGAGTGATGCAGGCTAATTCCATTGGCTTTCTGGAAAGCGTCGACCAGAACTTCCGACATGCCATGACATTCCTCGACCTTCCTGAGGGCTTGACCGAGCGGATCATTCAGTGCAACTCGACCTATACGGTGCGGTTTGGCGTCAGGCTGCGCGGGCGCATGTACAGCTTTACCGGTTGGCGCTCGGTCCACAGTGAGCACTGTGAGCCCGTCAAAGGTGGTATTCGCTACGCGCCAAACGCCGATGCCGAAGAGGTGGAAGCGCTTGCAGCCCTGATGACGCTCAAATGCTCGCTGGTCGACGTGCCCTTCGGAGGCTCGAAAGGCGCACTGAAGATTGATCCACGCGAATGGACGCCCCAAGAGCTTGAGCGCATCACCCGAAGGTTTACCCAGGAACTCAACAAGCGCGGTCTGATCGGGCCGGGCCTCAACGTTCCTGCCCCCGATGTCGGCACGGGTGAGCGGGAAATGGCCTGGATGATGGACGAATTCCGACGTGCCAATCCCACCGATGTGGTCAATGCACGTGCCTGCGTGACGGGAAAGCCGTTGTCAAAGGGTGGAATTGCCGGACGCAGCGAGGCGACGGGCAGAGGCGTGCAGTTCGCCATCCAAAGCTTCCTTCGAGATCACCGCACCAAGGGATTGAACGGTCGGCGGGATCTCAAGGGAGCCTCAGTGATCGTCCAGGGATTCGGCAACGTCGGCTACCATGCCGCAAAATTCCTGTCAGAGGAGGACGGCGCGCGAGTCACCATCGTTGCGGAACGGGACGGCTATATCGCCAACCCCGAAGGTCTGGCCATCGAGAAACTGAAGCAGCATCAAATCCGTACCGGCAGCATACTCGGCTTTGAAGGCGCCAGGTCCTTCGCGGGCGATATGACCGGTGTTGAACAATCCTGCGATGTCCTCATTCCGGCCGCGATGGAGAACGCCATCCATGCCGAGAACGCAGAGCGCATCAAGGCGCACCTCGTCGTTGAAGCCGCCAACGGCCCGGTTACATTCGAGGCCGACCAGATCCTGCGCTCGCGTGGAGTGACCATTCTCCCGGATCTCTATGTCAATGCTGGCGGCGTGGTCGTCAGTTATTTCGAGTGGGTGAAGAATCTCACCCATATCCCCTTCGGTCTGATGGAACGGCGCCGGCGCGAGCGGCGAAACCAAACGATAGCCGCAGCCCTTGAACGGATGACCGGCAAAGAGTTTCCGGCCGATATCCGCGACGAATTTCTTGAAGGAGGCGCCGAGATTGATCTGGTAAGGTCCGGGCTCGAGGACGTCATGCGCAGTACCTGGACACGGATTGCTGATCTTCTTGAGACGCAGCCGGAACTGGGCGACTACCGGACAGCCGCCTATGTCGCGTCCATTCGACAGATTGCTGACGCATACGAGGCGATTGGAATTTAATTCCTAGACTAAGTGGGGTATATCGCAACGACGAAGGCCGTAGGACTAGCTTGAGTCGATCCATTTAGCGAATCCTGACGGCCTTCTCGGACTTGACCCAAGTCGTGCGTCCACAAGCACAATGCAGGCAGTGCGATCTATCTACCCAACACAGCCTGACGAAAAAGGTACCCAGGAAAAAGCTTGAGAGAGCGGTTGCGGGACTGAACGCCGATTCGGTCATCTGCGACTCCGTTGCCGAAACATCTGAATGCGGAGCGCGTAATCTGATGCGGCCAATGCCGGCAAGATCGGCATCAGCGACCTTTCGACCTGTATATTCTCCTGCGCCACGGCCGGCGCTATTAGCTTAGCGAAGCGCACACATGGCGTGGGGTCCCATCCGGCCTCGATGCCACGACATCGGACGCTCGATGTTCGGCAATCCCATGAGCCTGCTACTACTCGCCGCCAACGCGCAGTCATCATGCCGCGTCAACAATGTCGCCACCTTCTACGGCAACACTGACATTTGGCTCACGGATGCTGGACGTCCGCAGATCGTGAAGGAGATCAGCCGTCGCGACCGTCGCCAGTGTCCGGCATTACTATGTTTTGGAACCCGCGGTCTCGATCAAGCCCTTGGTGCGAAGTCGGTTTTTGTTTAACGCTGGCTACCTCCGGCACCAAGCTGAGTTCTCCAGACGGCGGGCAACTTAGATATTCGGCCTCCACAGGTGCGGCATCTACACGGCCAGTTTCGCAAGTTGTGGAATCCTGCGTGTAACAGGTGAAATTTGCAGGTTTCTCATCCATTTCCCTGAGGGAACGCCTGCAATCACCAAGCGGGCGAATGTATTGTCAAGTCTGGCAAGTTGATCGTCCAGAACCCTCTGCGTGTAGAAGGTCATCAATGTGAGTAACGTTTGGTTTCCCAAGCCTCCCAAGGCAACTTGGCTGTCGTCGCGCAAAGCTCAACGGCAGCCATTTTTTTCGCGACCATAGCGTTCCATCGGTTTCACAATCACTCTGCCGTCGGCAACACGTGCCTCTCGGGTGCGCCGTTAGGATCTGGTAAAGCAGTTCCACAAGGTGGTCTTACGCCTCGGCGTTAGTAGTCCTCAATTCTTTCTGGACCGGACCCACTTCTAAGCATCATTGCGGAAAAGCTGCTCTCCAAAAGGCCGACTTTCAACTCCCGATGATGGACGCTCTCCCAAAGATCATCATGCTCATTGGGATCCTCCTGATGATCGAACAGCTCTCCTATTCCGACATCATGGTACACATTTAGTTTGTAACGGCCATCATAGTACATCGATGCCCGCGAGCCCCGGCTTCCCCGAAAACGCAGGGAATTGTGATACTCACTGACGACGTATGGCTTGTGGTAATCCAATGAGGTTTTGCCGAGCAGGATTTGGTCGAGCGACAGTCCTTGCATAGCCTTGGGGATCTCAAGCCCCGATAACGAGAGCAACGTTGGCGCAATATCGACCAGTTCGACAAGTGCATTCGACACCGATCCATGTACTGAGCTGCCGGGTACGGAAATCACGAGTGGCACATGCACCACGCCCTCGTAGAACCGGCAGCCTTTGTAGAGCAGCCCATGGTCACCCATCATATCACCATGATCGCTCATGAAGACGATGATCGTGCGATCAAGCTGCCCGGTTTCCGTCAGAACATCTATTATGCGGCCGACCAGATCGTCCACTTGAGCCACTTCCGCGTGGTAGGCGGCTCTCATCTCCCATATATTGAAGCTGGTAGGCGGCGCTTCATGCGTGGGGCCTGCCAATTCATCATTGTGCGCCTCACCCACGTCTGTTGCCGCCTCCCAAGGATCCACGGCGAACTTCGCCTGCTGATCTACTTTTTCGAATTTCTTGTGGTGCTCGAGATCGATCGGCTTGAAGGCTGGATCAGGCATATCACTTGGGTTGAACCGCCTGAGGTAGTCTGGTGGGGGATTGAGGGGCGGATGAGGTGCGTCGATGTTGATCCCCAGATACCAACTGCGATTGGAATGCATCTGGATGAAACGCTCAGCCCGATCTCCTGCCCAACGCGCCTGCCGATATTCTGCTGCCGGTCCCGGACCATAGTGTTGGTCAAGATACGGTTTGAAGTAGGCCTCGGGGTCGACCCCTTTCGACCACATCCACGCATGATAGTCGTGGTTTCCGGACCATTCTGGAAATGGCTCAGGACTCCAGTAGAATTCGGCAAAACCGTCGTCAGGGCGCTTCTCTATCATACGACGCGTGGCAGACAGATGCAGCTTTCCTATGTGGCCTGTATAGTATCCGGCATTCGCCATCAATTTCGGGAGCAAAACGAGATGCGAAGGAAATGCACCTGCGCCGTTCTGATGCACCTGGTGTGCGAT
It contains:
- a CDS encoding acetyl-CoA C-acetyltransferase; the encoded protein is MSSPSIVIASAARTAVGSFSGAFANTPAHELGATVIKAVLERAGVDTEEVDEVILGQVLQAGEGQNPARQAAMKGGIPQHKTALGMNQLCGSGLRAVALGMQQIATGDANIIVAGGMESMSMAPHCAHLRGGVKMGDFKMIDTMIKDGLTDAFYGYHMGITAENVARKWQLTREEQDAFAVSSQNKAEAAQKAGRFGDELVPFVVKTRKGDIIVDQDEYIRHGATLDQMTKLKPAFDKDGTVTAANASGINDGAAAALLMSEAEASRRSIQPLARIVSWATAGVDPQIMGTGPIPASRKALERAGWKIGDLDLVEANEAFAAQACAVNKDLDWDPSIVNVNGGAIAIGHPIGASGARILNTLLFEMKRRGASKGLATLCIGGGMGVAMCVEAI
- a CDS encoding UPF0262 family protein yields the protein MADPAFCLCDVSLDDARIEREQAIAVHDLLEDNMFVPVGHAGGPYRLRIALAEGRLALHIATDREAYDVSHYLSLTPFRPLLKDYTRMCESYYDAIRRPGPERLQALDMGRRGIHDEGSELLRERLVSKITIDKHTARRLFTLLYVLLVRNASSRILSS
- a CDS encoding Glu/Leu/Phe/Val family dehydrogenase — translated: MQANSIGFLESVDQNFRHAMTFLDLPEGLTERIIQCNSTYTVRFGVRLRGRMYSFTGWRSVHSEHCEPVKGGIRYAPNADAEEVEALAALMTLKCSLVDVPFGGSKGALKIDPREWTPQELERITRRFTQELNKRGLIGPGLNVPAPDVGTGEREMAWMMDEFRRANPTDVVNARACVTGKPLSKGGIAGRSEATGRGVQFAIQSFLRDHRTKGLNGRRDLKGASVIVQGFGNVGYHAAKFLSEEDGARVTIVAERDGYIANPEGLAIEKLKQHQIRTGSILGFEGARSFAGDMTGVEQSCDVLIPAAMENAIHAENAERIKAHLVVEAANGPVTFEADQILRSRGVTILPDLYVNAGGVVVSYFEWVKNLTHIPFGLMERRRRERRNQTIAAALERMTGKEFPADIRDEFLEGGAEIDLVRSGLEDVMRSTWTRIADLLETQPELGDYRTAAYVASIRQIADAYEAIGI
- a CDS encoding sulfatase produces the protein MSNFNIVWICSDQQRWDTLQCLGFKGTQTPNIDRLAARGTAFSRAYCQSPICTPSRTSFLTGLYPIAHQVHQNGAGAFPSHLVLLPKLMANAGYYTGHIGKLHLSATRRMIEKRPDDGFAEFYWSPEPFPEWSGNHDYHAWMWSKGVDPEAYFKPYLDQHYGPGPAAEYRQARWAGDRAERFIQMHSNRSWYLGINIDAPHPPLNPPPDYLRRFNPSDMPDPAFKPIDLEHHKKFEKVDQQAKFAVDPWEAATDVGEAHNDELAGPTHEAPPTSFNIWEMRAAYHAEVAQVDDLVGRIIDVLTETGQLDRTIIVFMSDHGDMMGDHGLLYKGCRFYEGVVHVPLVISVPGSSVHGSVSNALVELVDIAPTLLSLSGLEIPKAMQGLSLDQILLGKTSLDYHKPYVVSEYHNSLRFRGSRGSRASMYYDGRYKLNVYHDVGIGELFDHQEDPNEHDDLWESVHHRELKVGLLESSFSAMMLRSGSGPERIEDY